A region from the Citrobacter telavivensis genome encodes:
- a CDS encoding heavy metal sensor histidine kinase, with amino-acid sequence MPKRSISVHLALMFALSALLIVSVIGILLRSSLHDSLQKQMHNELLFRESLMSPWITARTSADDWSTLANKFTVLTNSEGERVRYWIVSDNPRFSMGGTPPVGVQWSSLQEGFNKVPGASDGACSLFLLVKTIPANGERPELRYIVAIDSTPYMGTLNAFTRTLLVIAALGVVIVALLGYIVSRIGLRPVGALSKEAQHLAPGDHGQRLNTRALPEELQQLASSFNGVLARQEIAWRQLESFNADVAHELRTPLTNLIGQTQLGLSRRRSQDELEELLGSNLEELERMTSIVNDMLFLSHAHAGEHASQLTKVSLREETLKTAEYVEPSFAEKQLSLDVEGDVIARIDRRLFHRSLANLLENSARHSPSNSTVTVRLSEKGHQACVEVSNPGNPIAPEHLHRLFERFYRVDTSRARSDTHHGLGLSIVRAVAIMHRGDVFARSENGINTFGLTFAKQPDAIRPESLISETKSGRQRAKPADKIVREPSV; translated from the coding sequence ATGCCAAAGCGTTCCATCTCCGTTCACCTGGCGCTGATGTTCGCCTTATCCGCGCTGCTGATTGTGTCCGTTATCGGCATCCTGCTCAGAAGCTCCTTGCATGACTCTTTGCAAAAGCAGATGCACAACGAGCTGTTATTTCGGGAATCATTAATGAGTCCATGGATCACCGCACGAACCTCGGCTGACGACTGGTCGACGCTGGCCAATAAATTCACCGTGTTAACCAATTCTGAAGGTGAGCGCGTTCGCTACTGGATAGTGAGCGATAACCCACGCTTTAGCATGGGGGGAACGCCGCCGGTGGGTGTTCAGTGGTCTTCTTTACAGGAAGGCTTTAATAAAGTGCCCGGCGCATCGGACGGCGCATGCTCACTGTTTCTGTTAGTGAAAACTATCCCTGCCAACGGTGAAAGGCCCGAGCTGCGCTATATTGTTGCCATCGACTCCACGCCGTACATGGGCACACTGAATGCCTTTACCCGGACGCTACTAGTCATAGCCGCACTGGGCGTCGTGATTGTCGCTTTGCTGGGATATATCGTATCAAGGATCGGTCTTCGTCCCGTTGGAGCACTCAGTAAAGAGGCCCAGCATCTCGCACCAGGAGACCATGGACAGCGTCTGAATACCCGCGCGTTGCCCGAAGAACTACAGCAGCTAGCCTCATCTTTCAACGGTGTGTTAGCGCGTCAGGAAATCGCCTGGCGACAGCTCGAAAGCTTTAACGCCGATGTTGCGCATGAGCTTCGTACACCGCTGACCAACCTGATAGGCCAGACGCAACTGGGCCTCTCGCGCCGACGCTCGCAGGATGAACTGGAAGAGCTACTGGGTTCTAATCTGGAAGAGCTTGAACGCATGACGTCGATCGTTAACGACATGCTGTTTTTGTCCCATGCCCACGCGGGCGAACATGCGTCCCAGTTGACAAAGGTATCCCTGCGGGAAGAAACCCTGAAAACGGCGGAGTATGTTGAACCTTCTTTTGCTGAAAAACAGCTCTCTCTGGATGTGGAGGGCGACGTCATCGCGCGCATCGACCGACGACTGTTCCACCGCTCACTGGCTAATTTACTGGAAAACAGCGCAAGACATTCGCCGTCTAATAGCACGGTTACGGTGCGCTTAAGCGAAAAAGGTCATCAGGCCTGTGTTGAAGTTTCAAACCCGGGCAATCCAATAGCACCAGAGCACCTACACCGGCTTTTCGAGCGGTTCTATCGCGTTGATACCTCCCGGGCCAGGAGTGATACCCATCATGGGCTGGGCCTGTCGATCGTACGCGCCGTCGCCATTATGCACCGGGGAGATGTCTTTGCCCGTAGCGAGAACGGTATCAATACCTTTGGACTGACGTTTGCTAAGCAACCTGATGCTATCCGTCCAGAAAGCCTAATTTCAGAGACAAAATCGGGACGCCAACGCGCTAAGCCTGCTGACAAAATTGTCAGGGAGCCGTCAGTCTGA
- a CDS encoding flavodoxin → MRIKKVFSGFLAMMVMGLLGQPAFAAENSSTPSRTLIIWFSQPEEMKPDAVDGFSGASVLQKNTPETGSTQFVAQLIQKQTHGDLFRIETATPYPRQHDALLRVAEKEQQTNARPSLKTPLPDLSDYDTIYVGYPIWWYTMPMVIYSLFEQNDFGGKTVIPFTTHGGSRLADSLRQIARIQPQARLITRALSISRNDISGPDVPAQVEQWVKQVQPPR, encoded by the coding sequence GTGAGAATAAAAAAGGTGTTTAGCGGGTTTCTGGCGATGATGGTCATGGGGCTTCTGGGACAGCCCGCGTTTGCCGCAGAGAATTCATCCACACCGTCCCGCACGCTGATTATCTGGTTTTCCCAGCCCGAGGAAATGAAGCCCGATGCCGTGGACGGTTTTTCCGGGGCCAGCGTATTACAAAAAAATACGCCGGAGACCGGCAGTACGCAGTTTGTTGCACAGCTGATTCAGAAGCAGACCCACGGCGACCTGTTTCGCATTGAAACCGCCACCCCCTACCCTCGCCAGCATGATGCACTGTTACGCGTTGCCGAAAAGGAGCAGCAAACTAACGCCAGGCCATCACTCAAAACGCCGTTGCCCGATCTTAGCGATTACGACACCATTTACGTTGGCTATCCCATCTGGTGGTATACCATGCCAATGGTGATATATAGCCTCTTTGAGCAAAATGACTTTGGCGGTAAAACGGTCATTCCCTTCACCACCCATGGCGGCAGCCGGTTAGCCGATTCCCTGCGACAAATAGCCCGCATACAGCCGCAGGCCAGATTAATCACTCGTGCGCTCTCGATCTCGCGCAACGATATTTCAGGTCCGGACGTACCCGCGCAGGTTGAGCAATGGGTAAAACAAGTCCAGCCACCGCGTTAA
- a CDS encoding DUF4405 domain-containing protein gives MTLLLLVLMGFHLYGEIVHEWAGIIFTLLIMLHLYLNRHRLWSLSPNIPSAMQVVNRVINAVTFVVILTAIVSGMMLSRHIFLDLPLHNPANGVRKVHMTSVHWGMLILALHIGLHWKMLATFFCRVLNISGNSHVANVIMPGVFSLIALLGLYCLLNQDYLDYLLMKVDFSFFDYDESALLFYLRYLTIIVLFALMTRFSLWYLIFRKCKAVSSQ, from the coding sequence ATGACGTTACTTCTGCTGGTACTGATGGGGTTTCACCTTTACGGTGAAATCGTGCATGAATGGGCGGGTATTATTTTTACGCTGCTCATCATGTTGCATTTATACCTTAACCGGCATCGACTATGGTCGCTGTCGCCGAATATTCCGTCAGCGATGCAGGTAGTTAACAGGGTCATTAATGCAGTGACGTTCGTTGTCATCCTGACCGCTATTGTCTCTGGCATGATGCTGTCCCGACATATTTTTCTGGACCTGCCGCTCCACAACCCGGCGAACGGGGTCAGAAAAGTACACATGACGTCGGTCCACTGGGGAATGCTCATTCTGGCGCTGCATATCGGGTTGCACTGGAAAATGCTGGCAACGTTTTTCTGCCGAGTCCTGAACATCTCCGGCAACTCACACGTTGCAAATGTCATTATGCCGGGCGTTTTTTCGCTCATCGCATTGCTGGGATTGTACTGTTTACTGAACCAGGACTATCTCGATTATTTGCTGATGAAGGTCGATTTCTCCTTTTTCGATTACGATGAATCTGCCCTTCTTTTTTATCTCCGCTACCTGACCATTATTGTTTTATTTGCATTAATGACACGCTTTTCGCTTTGGTATCTTATTTTTAGAAAATGCAAAGCGGTGTCTTCACAGTAG
- a CDS encoding cupin domain-containing protein, giving the protein MIRQLRYLGLLLPLFTFSSGAAEQNPAVHIAPAGSQDAVYGPAENFTGRVRVDPLFKPDNDIPVSGAYVTFEPGARSAWHTHPAGQRLIVTSGVGLTQQEGQPVQVIRAGDVVSCPAGVKHWHGAAPGSAMTHLAITGIVDGKSVNWMEKVTDEQYHAH; this is encoded by the coding sequence ATGATCAGACAGTTACGTTACCTCGGGCTGTTACTGCCACTCTTCACATTTTCATCCGGGGCTGCGGAGCAAAATCCCGCTGTCCATATCGCCCCCGCCGGAAGTCAGGACGCGGTGTACGGGCCCGCCGAGAACTTTACCGGCCGCGTCCGGGTTGATCCTCTCTTCAAACCGGATAACGACATCCCTGTTTCCGGGGCTTATGTCACCTTTGAACCTGGTGCCCGTTCCGCCTGGCATACGCATCCGGCAGGCCAGAGGCTGATTGTGACCTCGGGTGTTGGACTCACTCAGCAGGAAGGCCAGCCGGTGCAGGTCATCCGCGCGGGCGACGTTGTCTCTTGTCCGGCGGGCGTCAAACACTGGCACGGCGCGGCCCCTGGCAGCGCGATGACGCACCTGGCGATAACCGGGATTGTGGATGGTAAAAGCGTTAACTGGATGGAGAAAGTGACAGATGAACAATACCACGCCCATTAA
- a CDS encoding carboxymuconolactone decarboxylase, which translates to MNNTTPIKALTAAVLLTFGFGLAAHAAPVNKGSSEMNHEQTISDMLSARQQAIPLIAASMASSQMDKLNAALNQGLDAGLTINETKEILVQLYAYTGFPRSLNALSELMKVVEARKQRGIEDIEGKEPVATIPVGDELRRVGTANQTRISGAPVQGPLFDFTPVINQFLQTHLFGDIFARDNLDWQSRELATVGALAATPGVESQLLSHTRASMWVGLTAAQLRQLAQVLREHGENDAATRAEKALQQVLASQ; encoded by the coding sequence ATGAACAATACCACGCCCATTAAGGCATTAACGGCAGCGGTACTGCTGACCTTTGGTTTTGGTCTGGCGGCACATGCTGCGCCCGTCAATAAAGGATCCTCAGAAATGAACCACGAACAAACGATTTCAGATATGCTGTCAGCCCGCCAACAGGCCATCCCGTTGATTGCCGCATCGATGGCCAGCAGCCAGATGGATAAGCTGAATGCGGCTCTTAATCAGGGGCTTGATGCCGGGCTCACGATAAACGAAACCAAAGAGATTCTCGTCCAGCTTTATGCCTACACGGGCTTCCCCCGTAGTCTGAATGCACTTAGCGAACTGATGAAGGTCGTCGAAGCACGTAAACAACGTGGCATTGAAGATATCGAAGGTAAAGAACCGGTTGCCACTATTCCTGTCGGGGATGAGCTTCGCCGTGTCGGTACCGCAAACCAGACGAGAATCTCAGGCGCTCCCGTCCAGGGCCCGCTGTTTGATTTTACCCCGGTCATTAACCAGTTCCTGCAAACGCATCTGTTCGGCGATATTTTCGCCCGCGATAATCTCGACTGGCAAAGCCGCGAGCTGGCAACGGTTGGCGCATTAGCCGCCACGCCGGGCGTTGAATCTCAACTGCTATCGCATACCCGCGCCAGCATGTGGGTCGGTCTGACGGCAGCGCAACTGCGCCAGTTGGCACAGGTTCTGCGTGAACATGGCGAAAACGATGCGGCTACGCGAGCTGAAAAGGCGCTGCAACAGGTGCTGGCGAGCCAGTAG
- a CDS encoding PhzF family phenazine biosynthesis isomerase yields MQQIDFYMIDAFSTETFGGNAAAVCPLAEWLPDETLLKMAKQHNQSETAYFVPNENGFMLRWFTTQGEINLCGHATLAAAHVIFEHLDYPGEILHFDTRFVGPLTVERSGEWLTLDFPAWETQPVTPPSLLLDALGITEYKEVRVARDYMVVLDTPQQINALRPDINAMLPLGKMVCVTAPGEGKYDFVSRFFCPGEAVAEDPVTGSAHSMLIPYWAERLNKAEMLAHQGAERGGDLLCQSVGERVYIGGQATTYLLGKVLLR; encoded by the coding sequence ATGCAACAAATTGATTTTTACATGATTGATGCCTTTAGTACGGAGACTTTTGGGGGCAATGCCGCAGCAGTATGTCCGCTAGCCGAATGGTTGCCTGATGAAACATTATTGAAAATGGCTAAACAGCATAACCAGTCAGAGACGGCTTATTTTGTCCCCAATGAAAACGGCTTTATGCTGCGCTGGTTTACCACTCAGGGAGAAATAAATCTGTGTGGACATGCCACACTTGCGGCAGCTCACGTCATCTTTGAACATCTGGATTATCCGGGTGAGATTCTCCATTTTGATACCCGGTTTGTGGGGCCGTTAACCGTTGAGCGCAGCGGTGAATGGTTGACGCTGGATTTCCCTGCCTGGGAAACCCAGCCCGTCACGCCGCCGTCCTTACTGCTGGATGCGTTGGGTATCACGGAATATAAAGAAGTGCGCGTGGCGCGCGACTACATGGTTGTCCTGGATACTCCACAGCAGATCAATGCGCTACGTCCGGACATCAATGCCATGCTTCCCCTGGGAAAAATGGTTTGCGTCACCGCGCCAGGGGAAGGGAAATACGATTTTGTCAGCCGTTTCTTCTGCCCAGGAGAAGCCGTAGCGGAAGACCCCGTCACTGGTTCAGCACACAGTATGCTCATTCCTTACTGGGCCGAAAGACTAAATAAAGCAGAGATGCTGGCGCATCAGGGCGCTGAACGCGGCGGGGATTTACTCTGCCAGAGCGTGGGAGAGCGTGTTTATATCGGCGGACAGGCAACAACGTATCTGCTGGGTAAAGTGCTGCTACGCTAA
- a CDS encoding IclR family transcriptional regulator produces the protein MVRKGCNSLVRAEKILTHIAWVGVASYMELLKEFQYPKSSLLNLLNVMVECGFLIKNKNGHYSLGIKNYELGCQALHRQNIFEVTKRPMQELSLKSGLVCHLGAMESYSALYLDKVESPNSVPTSKSWIGKKLELHITALGKALLAWKTREELDYFLDALTLTPHTRNTFTDKKLFLEELQKTRLRGWAIDNEESTYGAVCLSMPVFNMYNRVNYAISLSGDPVVYSGNKIDGYLELLRKCAGQISYGLGYRNENEYLRKGN, from the coding sequence ATGGTTCGCAAAGGGTGTAATTCATTAGTTCGTGCCGAAAAAATATTAACCCACATCGCATGGGTAGGCGTGGCGAGTTATATGGAATTATTAAAAGAATTTCAGTATCCCAAAAGCAGCCTGCTTAATTTATTGAATGTGATGGTGGAGTGCGGCTTCTTAATTAAAAACAAAAATGGCCATTATTCGCTGGGAATAAAAAACTACGAACTGGGTTGCCAGGCGCTGCACCGCCAAAATATCTTTGAGGTGACAAAGCGGCCAATGCAGGAGCTGTCGCTGAAAAGCGGCCTGGTCTGCCATCTGGGGGCAATGGAGAGCTATTCAGCTCTCTATCTCGACAAGGTTGAGAGCCCGAACTCGGTGCCAACAAGCAAAAGCTGGATTGGTAAAAAACTTGAATTGCATATCACTGCGCTGGGTAAGGCGTTATTAGCCTGGAAAACGCGGGAAGAGCTGGATTATTTTTTAGATGCGCTCACGTTGACGCCACACACGCGCAATACGTTTACCGATAAAAAGTTATTTCTGGAAGAGTTGCAAAAAACGCGGCTTCGGGGATGGGCCATAGACAATGAAGAATCAACCTATGGTGCGGTATGTTTAAGTATGCCGGTATTCAATATGTATAACCGGGTTAACTATGCGATCTCGCTTTCGGGCGATCCGGTGGTTTATTCAGGAAATAAGATCGACGGTTATCTGGAGCTGCTGCGCAAATGCGCCGGGCAAATATCATATGGGCTGGGATACAGAAACGAAAATGAATATTTACGAAAAGGAAACTGA
- a CDS encoding dihydrodipicolinate synthase family protein: MTKFSGIIPPVSSTFHRDGTIDKTAMRQVADFLINKGVDGLFYLGTGGEFSQMNTAQRMAFTEEAVAVVGGRVPVLIGVGSPSTDEAVKLARHAQACGADGVVAINPYYWKVAARNLDDYYQQIARSVTLPVILYNFPDLTGQDLTPETVKRLALQNENIVGIKDTIDSVGHLRTMINTVKSVRPSFSVFCGFDDHLLNTLLLGGDGAISASANFAPELSVGIYRAWREGDLATAATLNKKLLQLPAIYGLETPFVSLIKYSMQCVGLPVETYCLPPILDVSEEAKEKVHALLAAQGILSD; encoded by the coding sequence ATGACAAAATTCAGCGGTATTATTCCACCGGTATCCAGCACGTTTCATCGTGACGGAACCATTGATAAAACGGCAATGCGTCAGGTTGCTGACTTCCTGATTAATAAGGGTGTCGACGGGCTGTTTTACCTTGGTACGGGTGGGGAATTTAGCCAGATGAATACCGCCCAGCGAATGGCGTTCACCGAAGAAGCCGTCGCCGTTGTCGGCGGACGGGTCCCGGTATTGATTGGCGTCGGTTCGCCTTCCACTGACGAAGCGGTCAAACTGGCGCGACATGCACAAGCCTGCGGCGCTGACGGCGTCGTCGCTATCAACCCCTACTACTGGAAAGTTGCGGCACGGAATCTTGACGACTACTACCAGCAGATCGCCCGCAGCGTCACACTGCCGGTGATCCTGTACAACTTTCCGGATCTAACCGGTCAGGACTTAACCCCGGAGACCGTGAAACGTCTGGCACTGCAAAATGAGAATATCGTCGGCATCAAAGACACCATCGACAGCGTCGGCCATCTGCGCACGATGATCAACACCGTTAAGTCTGTACGTCCGTCATTTTCGGTATTCTGCGGCTTCGACGACCATTTACTGAATACCCTGCTGCTGGGCGGCGATGGCGCGATATCCGCCAGCGCTAATTTTGCTCCGGAACTCTCTGTCGGTATCTATCGCGCCTGGCGCGAGGGCGATCTGGCAACTGCCGCCACCCTGAATAAAAAGCTCCTGCAACTGCCCGCGATTTACGGCCTTGAAACGCCGTTTGTCTCACTGATCAAATACAGCATGCAGTGCGTGGGGTTGCCGGTGGAGACATATTGCCTGCCGCCGATCCTTGACGTCTCAGAAGAAGCCAAAGAAAAAGTCCACGCACTGCTGGCCGCGCAGGGCATTTTATCGGACTGA
- a CDS encoding YjhG/YagF family D-xylonate dehydratase, whose translation MSVRHIFADESRDIYTVRTHADGPDGELPLTAEMLINRPSGDLFGMTMNAGMGWSPDELDRDGILLLSTLGGLRGADGKPIALALHQGHYELDIQMKAAAEVIKANRALPYAVYVSDPCDGRTQGTTGMFDSLPYRNDAAMVMRRLIRSLPDAKAVIGVASCDKGLPATMMALAAQHDKATVLVPGGATLPARDGEDNGKVQTIGARFANGELSLQDARRAGCKACASSGGGCQFLGTAGTSQVVAEGLGLAIPHSALAPSGEPVWQEIARASAKAALNLCKQGITTREILTDKAIENAMTVHAAFGGSTNLLLHIPAIAHQAGCHIPTVDDWIRINKRVPRLVSVLPNGPVYHPTVNAFMAGGVPEVMLHLRSLGLLHEDVMTVTGSTLKENLDWWEHSERRQRFKQLLREQEQIDADEVIMSPQRARERGLTSTITFPVGNIAPEGSVIKSTAIDPSVIDDRGIYYHKGVAKVYLSEKSAIYDIKHDKIKAGDILVIIGVGPSGTGMEETYQVTSALKHLSYGKHVSLITDARFSGVSTGACIGHAGPEALAGGPIGKLRTGDIIEIKIDCRELQGEVNFLGTRNDETLPSREEATAILNARPSHQDLLPDPELPDDTRLWAMLQAVSGGTWTGCIYDVNKIGAALRDYMNKN comes from the coding sequence ATGTCTGTTCGCCATATTTTTGCTGACGAAAGTCGCGATATCTACACCGTCAGAACCCACGCCGATGGCCCTGACGGAGAACTGCCGCTTACGGCGGAAATGCTCATCAACCGCCCGAGCGGGGATCTGTTCGGGATGACCATGAATGCCGGAATGGGCTGGTCCCCAGACGAACTGGATCGGGACGGCATTCTACTGCTCAGCACGCTGGGAGGGTTACGCGGGGCAGACGGTAAGCCCATCGCGCTGGCGCTGCACCAGGGTCACTACGAGCTGGATATCCAGATGAAAGCGGCCGCGGAGGTCATCAAAGCGAACCGTGCCCTGCCCTATGCCGTGTATGTTTCCGATCCGTGCGACGGACGTACTCAGGGTACGACGGGTATGTTTGACTCGCTACCGTACCGTAATGACGCCGCCATGGTGATGCGTCGTCTTATCCGCTCTCTGCCCGATGCAAAAGCCGTCATTGGCGTGGCGAGCTGCGACAAGGGACTTCCGGCCACCATGATGGCGCTTGCCGCGCAGCATGACAAAGCGACGGTGCTGGTGCCCGGTGGCGCAACGCTACCCGCAAGGGATGGGGAGGATAACGGCAAGGTGCAGACCATCGGCGCCCGCTTCGCCAATGGCGAGTTATCGCTACAGGATGCCCGCCGTGCGGGTTGTAAAGCCTGCGCCTCCTCCGGCGGCGGCTGTCAATTTCTGGGCACCGCCGGGACATCGCAGGTCGTAGCCGAAGGATTAGGACTGGCCATCCCTCACTCAGCACTGGCCCCTTCCGGCGAACCGGTGTGGCAGGAGATAGCCAGAGCCTCCGCGAAGGCGGCGTTGAACTTATGTAAACAAGGCATCACCACCCGGGAAATACTCACCGATAAAGCGATTGAGAATGCGATGACGGTCCATGCGGCGTTCGGTGGTTCAACAAACCTGTTGCTGCATATTCCGGCGATTGCCCATCAGGCCGGCTGCCATATTCCAACCGTTGACGACTGGATCCGCATCAACAAGCGGGTGCCCCGACTGGTGAGCGTACTCCCCAATGGTCCGGTTTATCACCCGACGGTGAATGCCTTCATGGCGGGAGGTGTGCCGGAAGTGATGCTGCATCTTCGCAGTCTGGGATTGCTGCATGAAGACGTGATGACCGTCACCGGCAGCACGCTGAAAGAGAACCTGGACTGGTGGGAACACTCCGAACGGCGGCAACGGTTCAAACAGCTTCTGCGCGAACAGGAGCAGATCGACGCCGACGAGGTGATCATGTCGCCACAGCGGGCACGGGAGCGCGGCCTGACCTCAACGATCACTTTCCCGGTGGGCAATATTGCCCCGGAAGGGTCGGTTATCAAATCCACCGCCATCGACCCCTCGGTGATTGACGATCGGGGCATCTATTACCATAAAGGCGTGGCGAAGGTTTATCTGTCCGAGAAAAGCGCGATTTACGATATCAAGCACGACAAGATTAAAGCGGGCGATATTCTGGTCATCATCGGCGTTGGCCCTTCCGGCACCGGGATGGAGGAAACCTACCAGGTCACCAGCGCCCTGAAACATCTGTCCTACGGCAAGCATGTTTCACTGATCACCGATGCGCGTTTCTCGGGCGTTTCCACGGGGGCGTGCATCGGCCACGCAGGGCCAGAAGCACTGGCCGGGGGGCCAATCGGTAAATTACGCACCGGGGATATTATTGAAATTAAAATTGATTGTCGCGAGCTTCAGGGCGAAGTCAATTTCCTCGGAACCCGTAACGATGAAACATTACCCTCACGGGAGGAGGCCACCGCAATATTAAACGCCCGACCCAGTCATCAGGATTTACTTCCTGATCCTGAACTGCCCGATGACACCCGACTCTGGGCGATGCTCCAGGCGGTAAGCGGCGGGACATGGACGGGTTGTATTTATGATGTAAATAAAATCGGCGCGGCCTTGCGCGATTATATGAATAAGAACTGA
- a CDS encoding gluconate permease, with the protein MPLIIVVAGIALLLLLTIKIKLNTFVSLIIVSIAVAIASGMDLNKVVTSVESGLGGTLGHIGLIFGFGVMLGRLLADAGGAQRIALTMLNYFGKNKLDWAVVCSAFIVGIALFFEVGLILLVPILFAIAREAKISPMFMCVPMLSGLLVAHGFLPPHPGPTVIAREYGADVGLVLIYGIIVGIPTFILCGPVLNKFCQRIIPDAFKKEGNIASLGATRRFSESEMPGFGISFLTAMLPVILMAVVTIIQMTHAKSAADSGLFYNILLFLGNSTIAMLISLLFAIYTMGLGRGKTIPELMDSCGKAIAGIAGLLLIIGGGGAFKQVLIDSGVGQYISTLVSGMDINPILMAWGVAAFLRICLGSATVAAISTAGLVIPLLAVHPNTNLALITLATGAGSCICSHVNDASFWMIKDFFGLTTKETLLSWTLMSTLLSICGLIFILLASMII; encoded by the coding sequence ATGCCACTAATTATCGTTGTGGCAGGGATTGCTTTACTCCTGCTTTTAACCATAAAAATTAAGCTCAATACGTTTGTTTCACTAATTATTGTCTCGATTGCTGTCGCCATCGCCAGTGGTATGGATTTGAATAAAGTTGTCACCTCGGTCGAATCCGGACTTGGCGGCACGCTGGGCCATATCGGTTTAATATTTGGCTTCGGCGTCATGCTGGGTCGTTTGCTGGCCGACGCGGGGGGGGCGCAGCGAATAGCGCTGACCATGCTGAATTATTTCGGCAAAAATAAACTTGACTGGGCGGTAGTTTGCTCAGCCTTTATTGTCGGCATTGCACTTTTTTTCGAAGTCGGCTTAATTCTTCTGGTCCCTATTTTATTCGCTATTGCCCGTGAAGCGAAAATATCGCCGATGTTTATGTGCGTGCCCATGCTTTCCGGTTTACTGGTTGCACACGGTTTTTTACCGCCGCACCCCGGCCCGACCGTTATCGCCCGTGAATATGGCGCCGATGTAGGGCTGGTTCTGATATACGGTATCATTGTCGGCATCCCGACCTTTATTCTTTGCGGTCCGGTATTGAATAAATTCTGTCAGCGCATTATTCCGGACGCATTTAAAAAAGAGGGCAATATTGCCTCCCTTGGCGCGACCCGTCGGTTCAGCGAAAGCGAAATGCCTGGCTTTGGGATCAGTTTTCTCACCGCGATGCTGCCGGTTATCCTGATGGCGGTCGTCACCATCATCCAGATGACCCATGCCAAAAGCGCCGCGGATTCAGGCTTGTTCTACAACATACTGCTGTTCCTGGGTAACTCGACGATTGCGATGCTGATTTCACTGCTGTTCGCGATTTATACCATGGGTCTGGGCCGCGGAAAGACGATCCCTGAACTGATGGATTCCTGCGGGAAAGCCATTGCGGGTATTGCCGGACTGCTGCTGATTATCGGCGGTGGCGGCGCATTCAAGCAGGTGCTCATCGATTCTGGCGTGGGTCAGTACATTTCCACCCTGGTCTCAGGCATGGATATTAATCCCATCCTGATGGCCTGGGGCGTTGCCGCGTTCCTGCGTATTTGTCTGGGTTCCGCCACCGTGGCGGCGATCTCTACCGCCGGTCTGGTCATCCCACTGCTGGCAGTACATCCTAATACTAACCTGGCATTGATTACGCTGGCGACCGGGGCAGGATCCTGTATCTGCTCCCACGTTAACGACGCCAGTTTCTGGATGATTAAAGACTTCTTCGGCCTGACCACCAAAGAGACACTGTTGTCCTGGACGCTGATGTCGACGCTGTTATCCATCTGTGGGCTGATATTTATTCTGCTCGCCAGCATGATTATATAA
- the fos gene encoding fosfomycin resistance glutathione transferase: MLNGLNHITLAVSDVSRSFAFYVNTLGFTPKAKWAHGAYLSLGNLWLCLSADTVASKDDYTHYAFSIQDDDFDVFVDNLRALGVTEWKINKSEGRSFYFLDPDGHKLEIHDGDLTSRLNACMQHPYEGMVFFSSP; encoded by the coding sequence ATGCTGAATGGGCTGAACCACATCACCCTCGCCGTCAGTGATGTTTCAAGAAGTTTTGCTTTTTATGTCAACACACTTGGGTTTACGCCTAAGGCCAAATGGGCCCACGGCGCTTACCTGAGTCTGGGCAATTTGTGGCTGTGTCTTTCGGCGGATACCGTTGCCAGTAAGGATGATTACACCCACTACGCATTCAGTATTCAAGACGACGATTTCGATGTGTTTGTGGATAATCTCAGAGCGTTGGGCGTCACCGAATGGAAAATCAATAAGAGTGAAGGGCGGTCTTTCTACTTTTTGGATCCCGATGGGCACAAGCTGGAAATCCATGACGGCGATTTAACCAGCCGCCTTAACGCGTGTATGCAACATCCTTATGAAGGAATGGTGTTTTTCTCATCCCCGTAA